The sequence CGCAGCTGATGGGTATCACCAAGGCCTCGCTGGCGACGGAGTCCTGGCTGTCGGCCGCCTCCTTCCAGGAGACGACCCGAGTGCTGACGGACGCGGCGATCAACGCCAAGTCCGACAGCCTCATCGGCCTCAAGGAGAACGTCATCATCGGTAAGCTCATCCCGGCCGGTACGGGCCTGTCCCGCTACCGCAACATCCGGGTCGAGCCGACCGAGGAGGCCAAGGCCGCGATGTACTCGGCCGTCGGCTACGACGACATCGACTACTCGCCGTTCGGCACGGGCTCCGGCCAGGCCGTTCCGCTGGAGGACTACGACTACGGTCCGTACAACCAGTAAGCGAGTCGCCTGATACGACCGGATGGCGGTCACCCCGTACGCGGGGTGGCCGCCCTCCGGCGTGTGATACGTCACAGCGCCGCCCGGGGTGCTGGGGCTGCCCGGGGGTCACGGACCCGGCCACAGGGCTCGTACGGGGCTCTGAGGCGGCCTCACGGGGCCGCGTGGCATCCGTACGGGTCGGGACAAGCCGGGCGGCGCGGCCGGCGGGCCCGGCTGGACACCATTTGTTTTGACCCAGGTCCGTGAGGTAGGTACGCTCAGACCTTGTGCCTGGGGTGTGCCTGGGTTCGTGTGCGTGTCCTCAACCGCATGGCGAGCCTGTCTTCGGCCACCGTGATCCGTGCTCCTCATGCCGTTCCGGTACGGGCTCGCAGGATTCGACACACCCGACCGCGTGGGTCGGCGACGTTCCAGGTTAGTTTCACCGACGGCACACAGAAACCGGAGAAGTAGTGCCTACGATCCAGCAGCTGGTCCGGAAGGGCCGGCAGGACAAGGTCGAGAAGAACAAGACGCCCGCACTCGAGGGTTCGCCCCAGCGCCGCGGCGTCTGCACGCGTGTGTTCACGACCACCCCGAAGAAGCCGAACTCCGCGCTCCGGAAGGTCGCACGTGTGCGCCTGACCTCCGGTATCGAGGTCACGGCCTACATCCCGGGTGAGGGACACAACCTGCAGGAGCACTCCATCGTGCTCGTGCGTGGTGGCCGTGTGAAGGACCTGCCGGGTGTTCGTTACAAGATCATCCGCGGCTCGCTCGACACCCAGGGTGTCAAGAACCGCAAGCAGGCCCGCAGCCGCTACGGCGCCAAGAAGGAGAAGTAAGAATGCCTCGTAAGGGCCCCGCCCCGAAGCGCCCGGTCATCATCGACCCGGTCTACAGCTCTCCTCTTGTCACGTCGCTGATCAACAAGATCCTGCTCGACGGCAAGCGTTCCACCGCCGAGCGGATCGTGTACGGCGCCATGGAGGGTCTTCGTGAGAAGACCGGCGCCGACCCGGTCATCACGCTGAAGCGCGCGCTGGAGAACGTCAAGCCCTCGCTCGAGGTCAAGTCCCGCCGTGTCGGTGGCGCCACCTACCAGGTGCCGATCGAGGTCAAGCCCGGTCGTGCCGCCACTCTGGCCCTCCGCTGGGTCGTGGGTTACTCCCGCGCCCGCCGTGAGAAGACGATGACCGAGCGGCTCATGAACGAGCTGCTCGACGCCTCGAACGGTCTTGGCGCTGCCGTCAAGAAGCGTGAGGACACCCACAAGATGGCCGAGTCCAACAAGGCCTTCGCGCACTACCGCTGGTAGTCGCTACCCCCATCGAGACCGAGAGAAGACTGAGCCTTATGGCCACCACTTCGCTTGACCTGGCCAAGGTCCGCAACATTGGGATCATGGCCCACATCGACGCGGGCAAGACGACCACCACTGAGCGGATCCTGTTCTACACCGGCGTTTCGTACAAGATCGGTGAGGTCCACGACGGCGCTGCCACGATGGACTGGATGGAGCAGGAGCAGGAGCGCGGCATCACCATCACGTCCGCCGCGACGACCTGTCACTGGCCGCTCAATGATGTTGACCACACCATCAACATCATCGACACCCCGGGTCACGTGGACTTCACCGTCGAGGTGGAGCGTTCGCTCCGCGTCCTCGACGGCGCCGTCACCGTGTTCGACGGTGTGGCCGGCGTCGAGCCGCAGTCCGAGACCGTCTGGCGTCAGGCGGACCGCTACGGCGTCCCGCGTATCTGCTTCGTCAACAAGCTCGACCGCACCGGTGCCGACTTCCTGCGCTGCGTCAACATGATCGTGGACCGCCTCGGCGCGACCCCGATCGTCATGCAGCTGCCCATCGGCGCCGAGGCGGACTTCACGGGCGTCGTCGACCTCGTGTCGATGAAGGCCTTCGTGTACCCCGAAGAGGCCGCCAAGGGCGAGATGTACAACGTCGTCGACATTCCGGCCGACCTGCAGGAGCAGGCCGAGGAATGGCGCGGCAAGCTCCTCGAGGCGGTTGCCGAGAACGACGACGCCATGATGGAGCTGTACCTGGAGGGCACCGAGCCCACCCAGGAGCAGCTGCACGAGGCGATCCGCCGTATCACGCTGGCCTCCCGCGGCAGCGCCGACTCCGTCACGGTCACCCCGGTGTTCTGTGGCACGGCGTTCAAGAACAAGGGCGTTCAGCCCCTGCTCGACGCGGTCGTCCGCTACCTGCCTTCCCCCCTGGACGTCGAGGCCATCGAGGGCCACGACCCCAAGGACCCCGAGACCGTGGTCAAGCGCAAGCCCTCGGACGACGAGCCGCTCTCGGCTCTGGCGTTCAAGATCGCGAGCGACCCGCACCTCGGTAAGCTCACCTTCGTCCGGATCTACTCCGGTCGCCTGGACGCCGGCACCGCGGTGCTGAACTCCGTCAAGGGCAAGAAGGAGCGCATCGGCAAGATCTACCGTATGCACGCGAACAAGCGTGAGGAGATCGACTCGGTGGGCGCCGGCGACATCATCGCCGTCATGGGCCTGAAGCAGACCACCACTGGTGAGACGCTGTGTGACGACAAGAACCCGGTCATCCTGGAGTCCATGGACTTCCCGGCGCCGGTCATTCAGGTCGCCATCGAGCCCAAGTCCAAGGGTGACCAGGAGAAGCTGGGTGTCGCCATCCAGCGCCTCTCCGAGGAGGACCCGTCCTTCCAGGTGCACTCCGACGAGGAGACCGGCCAGACCATCATCGGTGGTATGGGCGAGCTTCACCTCGAGGTGCTCGTCGACCGCATGAAGCGCGAGTTCCGCGTCGAGGCGAACGTCGGCAAGCCGCAGGTCGCGTACCGCGAGACGATCCGCAAGGCCGTCGAGCGCATCGACTACACGCACAAGAAGCAGACTGGTGGTACCGGCCAGTTCGCGAAGGTGCAGATCGCCATCGAGCCCCTCGAGGGCGGCGACGCGTCCTACGAGTTCGTCAACAAGGTCACCGGTGGCCGCATCCCCCGTGAGTACATCCCCTCGGTGGACGCGGGTGCCCAGGAAGCCATGCAGTTCGGCATCCTGGCCGGTTACGAGATGGTCGGCGTCCGCGTCATCCTTCTCGACGGTGGTTACCACGAGGTCGACTCCTCGGAGCTCGCCTTCAAGATCGCCGGTTCGCAGGCGTTCAAGGAGGGTGCCCGCAAGGCGTCCCCCGTGCTCCTGGAGCCGATGATGGCCGTCGAGGTCACCACGCCCGAGGACTACATGGGCGATGTCATCGGCGACCTCAACTCCCGCCGTGGCCAGATCCAGGCCATGGAGGAGCGCAGCGGCGCTCGCGTCGTGAAGGGCCTCGTGCCCCTCTCGGAGATGTTCGGCTACGTCGGAGACCTCCGCAGCAAGACCTCGGGTCGCGCAAGCTACTCGATGCAGTTCGACTCCTACGCCGAGGTTCCGCGGAACGTCGCCGAGGAGATCATCGCGAAGGCCAAGGGCGAGTAACTCTCCCGAGCTCACGCTTTAGGCTTGTCACCGGAGCCCGTGGGGCATTCGTCGCGCAGTTCACACTTCGCGGAGAATGCCCCCGGGGGCCGGCATCCCAGCAAAGATCACCTGGCGCCGATGAAGCAAGGCGTACAGAACCACTCCACAGGAGGACCCAGTGGCGAAGGCGAAGTTCGAGCGGACTAAGCCGCACGTCAACATCGGCACCATCGGTCACATCGACCACGGTAAGACGACCCTCACGGCCGCCATTACCAAGGTGCTGCACGACGCGTACCCGGACCTGAACGAGGCCTCGGCCTTCGACCAGATCGACAAGGCTCCCGAGGAGCGCCAGCGCGGTATCACGATCTCGATCGCGCACGTCGAGTACCAGACGGAGTCGCGTCACTACGCGCACGTCGACTGCCCGGGTCACGCGGACTACATCAAGAACATGATCACCGGTGCCGCGCAGATGGACGGTGCCATCCTCGTGGTCGCCGCCAC is a genomic window of Streptomyces sp. NBC_00708 containing:
- the rpsG gene encoding 30S ribosomal protein S7, with the translated sequence MPRKGPAPKRPVIIDPVYSSPLVTSLINKILLDGKRSTAERIVYGAMEGLREKTGADPVITLKRALENVKPSLEVKSRRVGGATYQVPIEVKPGRAATLALRWVVGYSRARREKTMTERLMNELLDASNGLGAAVKKREDTHKMAESNKAFAHYRW
- the fusA gene encoding elongation factor G, yielding MATTSLDLAKVRNIGIMAHIDAGKTTTTERILFYTGVSYKIGEVHDGAATMDWMEQEQERGITITSAATTCHWPLNDVDHTINIIDTPGHVDFTVEVERSLRVLDGAVTVFDGVAGVEPQSETVWRQADRYGVPRICFVNKLDRTGADFLRCVNMIVDRLGATPIVMQLPIGAEADFTGVVDLVSMKAFVYPEEAAKGEMYNVVDIPADLQEQAEEWRGKLLEAVAENDDAMMELYLEGTEPTQEQLHEAIRRITLASRGSADSVTVTPVFCGTAFKNKGVQPLLDAVVRYLPSPLDVEAIEGHDPKDPETVVKRKPSDDEPLSALAFKIASDPHLGKLTFVRIYSGRLDAGTAVLNSVKGKKERIGKIYRMHANKREEIDSVGAGDIIAVMGLKQTTTGETLCDDKNPVILESMDFPAPVIQVAIEPKSKGDQEKLGVAIQRLSEEDPSFQVHSDEETGQTIIGGMGELHLEVLVDRMKREFRVEANVGKPQVAYRETIRKAVERIDYTHKKQTGGTGQFAKVQIAIEPLEGGDASYEFVNKVTGGRIPREYIPSVDAGAQEAMQFGILAGYEMVGVRVILLDGGYHEVDSSELAFKIAGSQAFKEGARKASPVLLEPMMAVEVTTPEDYMGDVIGDLNSRRGQIQAMEERSGARVVKGLVPLSEMFGYVGDLRSKTSGRASYSMQFDSYAEVPRNVAEEIIAKAKGE
- the rpsL gene encoding 30S ribosomal protein S12 — protein: MPTIQQLVRKGRQDKVEKNKTPALEGSPQRRGVCTRVFTTTPKKPNSALRKVARVRLTSGIEVTAYIPGEGHNLQEHSIVLVRGGRVKDLPGVRYKIIRGSLDTQGVKNRKQARSRYGAKKEK